The following are from one region of the Pocillopora verrucosa isolate sample1 chromosome 3, ASM3666991v2, whole genome shotgun sequence genome:
- the LOC131788639 gene encoding death domain-containing ATP nucleosidase-like, with the protein MTAGPGNDKCSRSVVCSDDPPPLIITLKELGDLPKKLERWDKEYPPVDILLLTVEDCEFLACYHYLRDSFKSYEKSIGFVYFGKMGDDEDESLKVALVKCSKESLDPGGSQTAAKNAVTLLRPKATFLVGFCYSLNPDKAQLGDVVISSKLTTEFHKTPVSRDVGNLVRNVADGWKAPFDNSKGRKVKVHQDGEILSCSDLIGGKQQCQSHPGAIAIEMEGKGLFAAAHDMKMEWLVVKGICGFVHGVASTSHSWKTYACVMAASVVSNMLSNSFVFGDWPHYGDVSTGEESCKTDDPSENKRRRLAEQLNVEKCQKKLKSYYDTSSEVKIVPWDDSSSVPIDEVYTPLNWVRDHRKPGGVTQKELRDYTDMFKGEHKRMLVYGRPGIGKSTFCKKAAYDWSKALKEILNNFSILLLIKLRDVCDVGNIRDVLRASKLLASDGPISVDSLYDYITNNQDKVLLILDGYDEYSFAEEHSPILEIWKGEQLRDCHVIVTT; encoded by the exons ATGACGGCAGGACCCGGTAATGACAAGTGCAGCAGGTCAGTGGTTTGCAGTGATGACCCTCCACCTCTGATTATTACACTGAAGGAGCTTGGAGATTTGCCAAAGAAGTTGGAACGTTGGGACAAGGAATATCCCCCTGTTGACATTCTGCTTTTGACTGTGGAGGATTGCGAGTTCTTGGCTTGTTATCATTACTTGCGAGATTCCTTTAAAAGCTATGAGAAATCCATTGGATTTGTGTACTTTGGAAAGATGGGTGACGATGAAGATGAGTCACTGAAAGTTGCTTTAGTGAAGTGTTCTAAAGAATCCTTGGATCCTGGAGGTTCTCAAACTGCTGCTAAGAATGCTGTCACACTCCTGAGACCTAAGGCTACCTTTTTGGTTGGTTTCTGCTACAGTTTGAATCCTGACAAAGCCCAGCTAGGAGATGTGGTGATATCCTCAAAGCTTACAACAGAGTTTCACAAAACCCCAGTGAGTAGGGATGTTGGTAACCTTGTCAGAAATGTAGCTGATGGATGGAAGGCACCATTTGATAACTCAAAAGGGCGAAAGGTCAAAGTACATCAGGATGGAGAGATTTTAAGTTGCTCTGATCTGATTGGTGGTAAACAGCAGTGTCAATCACACCCTGGGGCAATTGCAAttgaaatggaaggaaaag GCCTGTTTGCAGCAGCTCATGACATGAAGATGGAGTGGCTTGTTGTTAAAGGTATTTGTGGTTTTGTTCATGGCGTTGCATCTACAAGCCATTCATGGAAGACATATGCTTGTGTTATGGCAGCTTCTGTTGTATCCAACATGTTGAGTAACTCTTTTGTGTTTGGAGACTGGCCTCATTACGGAG acgTTTCAACAGGAGAGGAGAGTTGTAAAACTGATGATCCTTCAGAAAATAAACGTAGAAGGCTTGCAG AACAGTTGAATGTTGAGAAGTGCCAAAAGAAGCTTAAGTCCTATTATGACACCTCCAGTGAGGTGAAAATCGTTCCATGGGACGACAGCTCTTCTGTTCCGATAGATGAGGTATACACTCCGTTGAATTGGGTGAGAGATCACAGGAAGCCTGGCGGAGTGACACAAAAGGAACTTCGAGACTACACCGACATGTTCAAGGGAGAACATAAACGAATGCTTGTTTACGGGCGACCAGGAATTGGCAAGAGTACGTTTTGTAAAAAGGCTGCATATGACTGGTCGAAAGCATTAAAAGAAATCCTAAACAACTTTTCCATTTTGCTTTTGATTAAGTTGAGAGATGTGTGTGACGTGGGAAACATCCGTGATGTTTTACGTGCGTCTAAATTGCTGGCCAGTGATGGTCCGATCTCAGTTGATAGTCTCTATGATTACATAACTAACAATCAAGATAAAGTGCTTCTTATTTTGGATGGCTACGATGAGTACAGCTTTGCAGAAGAACACTCACCCATCCTTGAAATTTGGAAGGGCGAGCAACTAAGAGATTGTCACGTTATTGTCACCACGTGA